One window of the Gammaproteobacteria bacterium genome contains the following:
- a CDS encoding restriction endonuclease, whose translation MTRRAKAKIRAMDMPILDKVFGMEDGYVLDFSNRTFAEFFREELRVDIDHPRWAVQGGSKAKRLRHYLRQAPPRTVVDTLSALWEYRETSSVTRDYPELDERVRTAFYRIIERLGGTPPASKTASAAPAQSQIDAATASLLAERLLNVSKLEPQQRGFAFERFLKGMFDAYGLSARASFRLVGEQIDGSFVSGGDTYLLEARWRNELVDAATLRAFNAKVEDKASWSRGLLLSYSGFSADGLTAFGRGNSVICMDGLDLHDVLSGRLDLAVVLAEKARRAAETGQPFVRVDDLRPFSSP comes from the coding sequence ATGACCCGAAGGGCGAAGGCGAAGATCCGCGCCATGGACATGCCGATACTCGACAAAGTTTTCGGCATGGAAGACGGCTACGTGCTTGACTTCTCGAATCGAACCTTCGCCGAGTTCTTTCGGGAAGAACTGCGAGTTGATATCGACCATCCCCGTTGGGCAGTTCAGGGCGGAAGCAAGGCAAAACGCCTACGCCATTACTTGCGACAGGCGCCCCCCCGAACGGTCGTCGATACTCTGAGTGCGCTCTGGGAATACCGTGAAACCAGCAGCGTGACTCGCGATTACCCGGAACTAGACGAGAGGGTACGGACCGCGTTCTACCGCATCATTGAACGGCTCGGTGGCACACCCCCAGCATCGAAAACGGCTTCCGCGGCTCCCGCTCAATCGCAGATTGATGCGGCGACCGCCTCGTTGCTCGCCGAGCGCTTGCTGAACGTGTCCAAGTTGGAGCCACAGCAGCGCGGGTTTGCATTCGAGAGGTTTCTAAAGGGTATGTTCGACGCGTATGGGTTATCTGCGCGGGCTTCTTTTCGCTTGGTGGGCGAGCAAATCGACGGCAGCTTCGTCTCCGGAGGCGACACCTATTTGCTAGAGGCAAGATGGAGAAATGAACTGGTCGACGCCGCGACGCTCCGTGCCTTCAACGCCAAGGTAGAGGACAAGGCGAGCTGGTCCCGCGGCCTGTTGTTGAGCTATAGCGGGTTCTCCGCTGATGGGCTAACTGCCTTCGGGCGTGGCAACAGCGTCATCTGTATGGATGGGCTCGATCTCCATGATGTCCTGTCAGGTCGGCTCGACCTCGCGGTCGTTCTCGCCGAGAAAGCACGGCGGGCCGCCGAAACAGGTCAGCCCTTCGTACGGGTGGACGATCTCAGACCTTTCTCCAGTCCCTGA
- a CDS encoding Rpn family recombination-promoting nuclease/putative transposase — MARKHDETYKLIFSQRAAVEELIRNFAGKRLADELDFDSLEPLPTDRISGGLVQRRSDLLWKVRFRGDCLYLLILLEFQSENDRFMALRILTYTCLTYEELIRRGEVKPGNKLPPLLPVAVYNGRSRWRAPADIAELIAPVKKPLAQYLPSFRYLVLDLQRIGEKDPESRDLVTSLGIMEREPTPENLGRVMQGLKRRFRGPEFAELHQALDSWVAGAAEAWQISKADLAGMMSLTEDEKMYERAKELRDRVHRDGVRQGLEQGLEQGRIRERAHLVRRLAARKFGAETAERLARILEDMAEADRIDEVVAAIIDCDSGAELFARVRA, encoded by the coding sequence TTGGCTCGAAAGCACGACGAGACCTACAAACTCATCTTCTCCCAAAGAGCGGCGGTCGAGGAACTCATCCGCAACTTCGCGGGCAAGCGGCTGGCCGACGAACTCGACTTCGATTCACTGGAACCGCTCCCGACCGATCGCATCAGCGGCGGCCTGGTCCAACGCCGATCGGATTTGCTCTGGAAGGTGCGCTTTCGGGGCGACTGCCTGTACCTGCTGATCCTCCTGGAGTTTCAGTCGGAGAACGACCGCTTCATGGCGCTCCGCATCCTCACGTACACCTGCCTCACCTACGAGGAGTTGATCCGTCGGGGAGAGGTCAAGCCGGGCAACAAGCTGCCGCCCCTGCTGCCGGTCGCCGTCTACAACGGCCGGTCGCGCTGGCGGGCCCCCGCGGACATCGCCGAACTCATCGCCCCGGTGAAGAAGCCGCTGGCGCAGTATCTGCCGAGCTTCAGGTATCTCGTGCTGGACTTGCAGCGGATCGGCGAGAAGGACCCCGAGTCGCGGGACCTGGTGACCTCGCTCGGGATAATGGAGCGCGAACCCACGCCGGAGAACCTCGGGCGGGTCATGCAGGGCTTGAAGCGCCGGTTTCGAGGGCCGGAGTTCGCCGAGTTACACCAAGCGCTGGACTCGTGGGTAGCGGGGGCTGCGGAGGCGTGGCAGATTTCCAAAGCGGACCTGGCGGGGATGATGTCGTTGACGGAGGACGAAAAGATGTACGAGAGAGCGAAAGAGTTGAGGGACCGGGTCCACCGCGACGGGGTGCGGCAGGGCTTGGAGCAGGGCCTTGAGCAGGGCCGCATCAGGGAGCGGGCGCACCTGGTGCGGCGTCTCGCGGCCAGGAAGTTCGGGGCGGAGACGGCCGAGCGGCTGGCGCGAATCTTGGAAGACATGGCCGAAGCAGATCGGATCGACGAAGTCGTCGCTGCGATCATCGATTGCGACAGCGGAGCGGAGTTGTTTGCCCGCGTGCGTGCGTAG